CAACGCCGAGAACGTCATCATCAAGGTGATCTACTCCGGCTTCTGCGGCAGCGACCGCGGCATCTGGAACCGCACCGCCTTCAAGGGCATGATCTTCGACAGCCTCAAGCGGGAGCAGGCCACGACCCGCATCATCGGCCACGAGATGGTCGGCGAGGTGGTCGAGGTCGGCCGCAAGGTGCCCGCGCGCTTCGGCATCAACGTCAAGGACATCGTCTCCGCCGAGAGCCACATCATCTGCGGCTCGTGCTACCAGTGCCGCATCGGCCAGACCCACATCTGCAGCCAGGACACGATCATCGGCATCGGCCGCGACGGCTGCTTCGCCGAGTACATCAAGCTGCCGGCCAACGTGCTGTGGCTCACCGACCCGCGGCGCATCCGCATGAAGGTGGCCGCCGTGCAGGAGCCCTTCGGCAACGCCGTCCACGCCTGCACCAAGGCCGACCTGCGCGGCAAGTCGGTGGCCGTGTTCGGCTGCGGCACCATCGGGCTCTTCGTGATCATGGTCGCCCGCGCCCTCGGCGCCACCCGCGTCATCGGCGTCGAGCCCAACGCCCGCAACCAGGAGATGGCCCGCCTGCTCGGCGCCGACGAGGTGATCCCCGTCGACATGTCGCGCGGCGGCAAGAACGGCTGGGGCGCCGACAAGCAGCTCGTGGCCGACGTGCGCGCCGCCTTCGACGGCATCGGCGCCGACGTCTCCATGGAGATGGCCGGCTTCAACAGCAGCGTCAACAACGCCATCCAGAGCACCCGCCGCGGCGGCGAGGTCGTCCTCTTCGGCCTCAAGCAGGGCAACTTCCACATCCAGGCCTTCGACCGCGTGATCGTCAACGGCCTGACGCTGCACGCGGTCATCGGTCGCCGGATCTTCGAATCCTGGTATATTACCCGGAACCTCCTGGAGGACCGCAGCAACGGCATCCAGGACCGGATCGCGGACGTGATCCTCGGCGGCGGCGACGACGCGGTCGTCCACATCGCCGACTTCACGCCCGAGAGCTTCGCGAAGACCCTGGATGCGTGGCCCAAGCCGCTCATCCAGTTCTAAGACTTGCCGGAGGTCCCGATGCGCGTCTCGATCGAGTACTGCAAGGTTTGAAACTACGAGCCCCGCGCCGCCGGTCTGGCGGGCGCCCTGCGTGACCGTTACGGCGTCGACCCGCAGCTGATCGCCTCGAGCGGCGGCGTGTTCGAGGTCGAGGTCGACGGCGACCTCATCTTCTCCAAGAAGGCCGAGGACCGCTTCCCCACCGACGGCGAGATCTTCGCCGGCATCGACGCCCGCGGCTGAAACGAGCCGCCCCCCATGGCGACGGCCGGACCCCCCGAGGGGTCCGGCCGTTGTCGTTCCGCCGCGCCCGGCATGAAAAAGGGACCCCCGGGCGACACGGTTGGCCAAGGGGGAGACCAAACGGGTGTCGCCGGGGGTCCCGATGCGGGGCCCCGCGCCGCGGACGGCTACCGGCCGCGTTCCTTCTGCCGCGCCAGCTCCCGACGCAGCTCTCGCATCTCGGCCTTGAGGTCGTCCAACTCCTGGCGCAGTTCGGCTTCCGGCGCCGTGTCCCGGCGGTCGCCCGAGGAGACCCAGCCCGATCCGTCGAAATCGGCCAGGCCCGCGGTCACGGCCGCGGAGACTTCCGCCGCGAGGGCATCGAAATCGAATTCGAACTCGGCGTCGCCGACGGCGATGTTCATCCGGTTGTCCTGGCCGGCCCGCCACTGCACCTGCAGCGACGCCAGCAGGTCGCCCAGACCGTCCATGTCCTGCAGCACGTCGTCGAGGGCGTCGTCCGCCAGCAGGGCCATGGCCTCCAGATCGATCATGCGGACCGACTCGTGCCCGTCCTCGTCCGACACCACGGTCAGGGTGCCGTCGTCGAGGGTGACCGCAACGACGCTGCCGTCGTCGCCGCGGACGACGACCGTCGGCGGCGTCGGGTCGGCGTCGCGGGCGACGGCCGGGCCGGTCGCGGCGAGGATCGCCAGCGCCGTCGGGGCGAGGATGCGGAAGTTGATGGGGTTGCGCATGGGTTGACCTCCGGCGAACGGGACAGGGCCCGGGAACGGACAAGAGCGGGACCGGCCTGGGCGGGTCCCGCTCTTCTCTACGGCCAACCGCGGCCGGGGTTGCAGGCCCGGGTCAGAAAACCAGCCCCAGGTCGGGCAGGGCCAGGGAGCCCCAGTACGATTCGACGTCGCATTTCAGCCCCACACTGCCCCCGGCCCCCGTGACCGGCCGCACCAGCAGCCCCGGACCGCCCTCCTGGGCCAGGCTCGGCACCTGCACCTGCAGCACGGTCCGGCCCGCGGCGTCGCGCACGAGCGCGGTCAGCATCTGGCGCGGCGACAGGTCCGGCGACCAGTCCAGGGTCGCGGTGCCCACCCAGCCGGTGCCGGTGGGCGCGGCCGGACCGATGCGGAACGGTTCGCTGAGCAGGGTCACCCCCGCCAGGGGATTGCGGACCTCGAGCCGGATCTCCTGGGCCTCGTCGAGCCGGTCCTGATCCAGGCGCACGGTGACCCGCTGCACGGCCAGGGGCCGCGGCGCCTCCAGGGCCGCGACCAGGGCGCGCAGGTAGTCCAGGCGCGGGCGCTGGGTCGGATCCTCGGCCAGGTCGGCGCCGTAGGTGTCCAGGGCCCCGGTGGCCATGCCGTGCAGGGCCCGCCAGCGTTCGGACCAGTCGTAGCCGGCCTTGACGTCGGCCTCGAGCGCCGTGACGGCGGCACGGCAGTCGGTCCACGTGTCGGAGAACTCGCGGCGGCGGAGGGCCAGGCGCGCGTCCAGGTCCTCGGCGAGGTGGACGGACCACCGGCGCAGGAACGGATCCTCGCTCGCGTCGGCCATGGCCGTCCACTGCTCGGCCGTGCCCAGGGTCTCGAGGGAGTCCGCGAAGGCCAGCAGGGCGGCCCGCTGGGCCGGCTCGCACAGGTGCGCCGGGATCCGCTCGGGGTCGCCGTGCGGACGCGTGCGGCGCAGCACCGCCTCGAAGCGCAGGCGGTCGAGGTAGTCGAGGTACAGGTCCGGATCGAAGCGCACGGCGGCGTTCTTCTGGAGCTGCTCCCAGGCGCCGGACGACTCGCTGATGCGGCCGATGGTCGTCTCCGGATCATCGAGGGCGGCGTACAGCCCGACCGTGCCGGCCAGCAGCGGCGGCGCCGTGCGGTCGGCGAAGCGTCCGGCCTCGCGGCGCAGGCGCGGCAGGATGCGCTCGACCTCGTCGGAGGGCCAGGCGGCCGGATCGTACAGGGTCGTGAAGGCCAGATTCCCGCCGGCGGCGCCGCGTTCGGCCTTCTTCAGGCGCAGCAGGGCGAAGGCGCTGTTGCGGTAGGCGCGGGTGGTCGGCCCGGCGCTCGGCGGCACCTTGGCGGCGGCGGCTTCGAGTCCGGCCTCCCACGCCGGCGACCACCGCGGCTCCTGGTACAGGGCGACGAGTTCGGCCATGCCGTCCATCTGGCGCCGGGCTTCGGTCAGTTCGCCTCGCAGGTCACCGAGTCCCATGCCCAGGCGAACGTCGGCCAGGGCGCCCCGCTCGGCGCGCTCGAGCGAATCGCGTCGGGCCTGCACGCGGGAGTCGGTCAGACGGGGCAGATCGCGCCAGTTGGTGCCGGTGGTCAGGGAGAACCAGGCCAGTTCGAGGCGGTCGAGTTCCCCGGCCAGCGTCTCGCCCTGTCCGGCGAGGGTCCGCAGACGCTGCACCTCGCGGTCGGGCTGGGAGGTGGAGTGGATGCCCTGGCGAGCCAGGTCGCCGAAGAGGGCGATCTGTTCGAGCAGGGGCGCGGTGGCCCGCTCCTGCAGCTCGCCGAGGGCCATCTGGCGGCCGCGGTCGCCCGCGGCGCCCAGGCCGAGACTGCTGCTGCCGGCGTGCCGCAGGGCCCGGTCGTAGACCTGGCCCACGTCGA
The DNA window shown above is from bacterium and carries:
- a CDS encoding Rdx family protein; the encoded protein is MRVSIEYCKVUNYEPRAAGLAGALRDRYGVDPQLIASSGGVFEVEVDGDLIFSKKAEDRFPTDGEIFAGIDARG
- a CDS encoding alcohol dehydrogenase catalytic domain-containing protein, encoding MQALVYDKSSMPWDQTRGFQKAEMPAPTLAGEGNAENVIIKVIYSGFCGSDRGIWNRTAFKGMIFDSLKREQATTRIIGHEMVGEVVEVGRKVPARFGINVKDIVSAESHIICGSCYQCRIGQTHICSQDTIIGIGRDGCFAEYIKLPANVLWLTDPRRIRMKVAAVQEPFGNAVHACTKADLRGKSVAVFGCGTIGLFVIMVARALGATRVIGVEPNARNQEMARLLGADEVIPVDMSRGGKNGWGADKQLVADVRAAFDGIGADVSMEMAGFNSSVNNAIQSTRRGGEVVLFGLKQGNFHIQAFDRVIVNGLTLHAVIGRRIFESWYITRNLLEDRSNGIQDRIADVILGGGDDAVVHIADFTPESFAKTLDAWPKPLIQF